In Paraburkholderia phenazinium, the following are encoded in one genomic region:
- a CDS encoding Bax inhibitor-1/YccA family protein produces MNDHPYSFGRNGAVSTAETRNRVLRNVYWLLALSMVPTVLGAWVGVATGFSLFAATSPAMSMLAFFAIAFGFMFAIQRTKDSAVGVFVLLGFTFFMGLMLSRMLSFILGFSNGPSLIMMAFGGTGVIFAAMATIATVSKRDFSGLGKWLFMGVIVLILASVANIFLHLPALMLTVSVLAIVIFSAYMLFDVQRVVNGGETNYITATLAIYLDLYNVFVNLLAILGIFGGNRN; encoded by the coding sequence ATGAACGACCATCCCTATAGCTTCGGCCGCAACGGTGCGGTCAGCACGGCCGAAACCCGCAACCGCGTGCTACGCAACGTCTACTGGCTGCTGGCGCTGTCCATGGTGCCGACGGTGCTGGGCGCCTGGGTAGGCGTCGCGACGGGCTTCTCGCTGTTCGCGGCCACCAGCCCGGCCATGAGCATGCTGGCGTTCTTCGCCATCGCCTTCGGCTTCATGTTCGCCATCCAGCGCACCAAAGACAGCGCGGTCGGCGTGTTCGTGCTGCTCGGCTTCACGTTCTTCATGGGCCTGATGCTCTCGCGCATGCTGAGCTTCATCCTCGGCTTTTCGAACGGTCCGTCGCTGATCATGATGGCGTTCGGTGGCACGGGTGTGATCTTCGCCGCGATGGCGACCATCGCGACGGTCAGCAAGCGTGACTTCTCGGGCCTCGGCAAGTGGCTGTTCATGGGCGTGATCGTGCTGATCCTCGCCTCGGTCGCCAACATCTTCCTGCATCTGCCCGCGCTGATGCTGACGGTGTCGGTGCTGGCCATCGTGATCTTCTCGGCCTACATGCTGTTCGACGTGCAGCGCGTCGTGAACGGCGGCGAGACGAACTACATCACCGCCACGCTGGCCATCTATCTCGACCTGTATAACGTGTTCGTGAACCTGCTGGCGATCCTCGGCATCTTCGGCGGCAACCGCAACTAA
- a CDS encoding MBL fold metallo-hydrolase: MRFASLGSGSEGNALLVEVQSGATATRVLLDCGFSAKEVERRLARLGSGVEALDAILITHEHSDHIGSALTLARKWSIPLYMSWGTARAVGADEADVDLHVLWGDEAVAIGDVSVLPYTVPHDAREPLQYVLSDGAGRLGVLTDVGTSTPHISAVLSGCDALVLECNHDVRMLAASRYPQSLKARIGGNHGHLNNEAAAEILASLDRSRLRHLVAAHLSQQNNSPELARAAMAGVLGTAATEVVVASQDEGFDWLSL; this comes from the coding sequence GTGAGGTTCGCCAGCCTGGGAAGCGGCAGTGAAGGCAATGCTTTGCTCGTTGAAGTGCAAAGCGGCGCGACCGCCACGCGCGTATTGCTCGACTGCGGCTTCTCGGCGAAGGAAGTCGAGCGCCGTCTGGCGCGTCTCGGCTCGGGCGTCGAGGCTCTCGACGCCATTCTCATCACCCACGAACACAGCGACCACATCGGCAGCGCCTTGACGCTGGCGCGCAAGTGGTCGATTCCTCTGTACATGAGTTGGGGCACCGCGCGCGCGGTGGGCGCCGACGAGGCCGATGTCGACCTGCATGTGCTTTGGGGTGACGAGGCGGTCGCCATTGGCGACGTCAGCGTGTTGCCCTACACCGTTCCTCACGATGCACGCGAGCCCTTGCAGTATGTGCTGTCGGATGGTGCAGGGCGCCTCGGCGTGCTGACCGACGTCGGCACCTCCACGCCGCACATCAGCGCCGTGCTGAGCGGCTGCGACGCGCTGGTGCTCGAATGCAATCACGACGTGCGGATGCTGGCGGCGAGCCGTTACCCGCAATCGCTGAAGGCGCGTATCGGCGGCAATCATGGTCACCTGAACAACGAAGCGGCCGCGGAAATCCTCGCCTCGCTCGATCGCTCGCGCTTGCGTCATCTGGTTGCGGCGCATCTGAGCCAGCAGAACAATTCGCCGGAACTCGCGCGGGCGGCGATGGCCGGCGTGCTGGGGACAGCGGCCACCGAGGTTGTGGTGGCTTCGCAGGATGAGGGCTTCGACTGGCTGAGCCTCTGA
- the bamC gene encoding outer membrane protein assembly factor BamC, with protein sequence MKRSALPLHATRMAALALALVTLAGCDTLNDWFASDRVNYKATSIAPPLNVPSDLQTTQTQEKYVAPPANLALGGAPTRAVTAAGNATEGVPNAQDPLGMHIERDGDHRWLVVDGRTPEQLWPQLQEFWQENGFALKTDAPATGIMTTDWAENRANIPDDWFRRTIGKVVDFAYSSGTRDSFRTLVSRGPNEATDISITHSAMEEMLTGQDKTSSRWVERPRDPALEALFLDKLMQKFGLTDAQSKQLITDARPATAPVTVDVAGGAATLDLQESFDRAWLRVGLALDRTNFAVDNRDREKGIYYVRYADSMQELKKEGLLGKLFYSGNSKKPAQEFLVNVRPKGDTLTQVAVVDANGQVDTSSDAQHIVSLLHAQLN encoded by the coding sequence ATGAAACGTTCCGCACTTCCCCTCCACGCAACCCGCATGGCGGCGCTGGCGCTTGCCCTGGTGACGCTCGCCGGCTGTGACACGCTGAACGACTGGTTTGCCTCCGATCGCGTCAATTACAAGGCCACGAGCATTGCGCCGCCACTGAACGTCCCTAGCGACCTGCAGACCACGCAGACCCAGGAGAAATACGTGGCGCCGCCGGCCAACCTGGCCCTTGGCGGCGCGCCGACGCGCGCGGTGACGGCTGCCGGCAACGCGACCGAAGGCGTGCCGAATGCGCAAGATCCGCTCGGCATGCACATCGAACGCGACGGCGATCATCGCTGGCTGGTGGTCGACGGCCGCACGCCCGAACAGTTGTGGCCGCAGTTGCAGGAATTCTGGCAGGAAAACGGCTTTGCCCTGAAGACCGATGCGCCGGCCACCGGCATCATGACGACCGACTGGGCCGAGAACCGCGCCAATATTCCGGACGACTGGTTCCGCCGCACCATCGGCAAGGTAGTCGATTTCGCCTATTCGTCGGGCACCCGCGACAGTTTCCGCACCTTGGTCTCGCGCGGCCCGAACGAGGCCACCGACATTTCCATCACGCATAGCGCGATGGAAGAAATGCTGACCGGTCAGGACAAGACCTCGTCGCGCTGGGTGGAGCGTCCGCGCGATCCGGCGCTGGAAGCCCTGTTCCTTGACAAGCTGATGCAGAAGTTCGGCCTGACCGACGCGCAGTCGAAGCAACTGATCACCGACGCCCGTCCGGCAACGGCACCGGTCACGGTCGATGTGGCCGGCGGCGCCGCCACGCTCGACCTGCAGGAGTCGTTCGACCGCGCCTGGCTGCGTGTGGGCCTCGCGCTCGACCGCACCAACTTCGCCGTCGACAACCGCGATCGCGAGAAGGGCATCTACTACGTGCGTTACGCGGATTCGATGCAGGAGCTGAAGAAGGAAGGCCTGTTGGGCAAGCTGTTCTACAGCGGCAACTCGAAGAAGCCGGCGCAGGAGTTCCTCGTGAACGTGCGTCCGAAGGGTGACACGCTGACCCAGGTGGCGGTGGTCGACGCCAACGGACAGGTGGATACCTCGTCGGATGCGCAGCACATCGTTTCGCTGTTGCACGCGCAACTGAACTAA
- the dapA gene encoding 4-hydroxy-tetrahydrodipicolinate synthase, whose protein sequence is MANGTHSGNLGDGPQIRGSIPAIITPMLEDGSLDLPAFRKLIDWHIEEGTNALVVVGTSGESATLSVEEHVLMVKTAVEHTAGRIPVIAGSGGNSTTEAIELTQQAKAVGADATLQVVPYYNKPTQEGIYRHFAKIAETVDLPVILYNVPGRTVADMSNETILRCAQVPGIVGVKEATGNIDRAAHLIKSAPAHFGIYSGDDPTAIALMLLGGHGNISVTANVAPRDMSELCKAALAADAKTAREIHLKLLSLHKNLFIESNPIPAKWALQQLGRVQGGIRLPLTPLDARYHEVVRAALREAGLLG, encoded by the coding sequence ATGGCTAACGGCACTCACAGCGGCAACCTCGGCGACGGTCCTCAGATTCGCGGCAGCATTCCTGCCATCATCACCCCGATGCTCGAAGACGGCAGCCTCGACCTGCCGGCGTTCCGCAAACTGATCGACTGGCATATCGAAGAGGGCACGAACGCACTCGTCGTGGTCGGCACGAGCGGCGAATCGGCTACGCTGTCGGTGGAAGAACATGTGCTGATGGTCAAGACCGCCGTCGAACACACGGCGGGCCGGATTCCGGTGATCGCCGGTTCGGGCGGCAACTCCACCACCGAGGCGATCGAGCTGACCCAGCAGGCCAAGGCCGTGGGCGCGGATGCGACCCTGCAAGTGGTGCCGTACTACAACAAGCCGACCCAGGAAGGCATCTACCGCCATTTCGCCAAGATCGCGGAAACGGTCGACCTGCCGGTGATCCTGTATAACGTCCCTGGCCGTACGGTCGCGGATATGTCCAACGAAACGATCCTGCGTTGCGCGCAGGTGCCGGGCATCGTGGGCGTGAAGGAAGCGACGGGCAATATTGATCGCGCGGCGCACCTGATCAAATCGGCACCGGCGCACTTCGGCATTTACAGCGGCGACGATCCGACTGCAATCGCCTTGATGCTGCTGGGTGGCCACGGCAATATTTCGGTGACCGCGAACGTTGCGCCGCGCGATATGAGCGAGTTGTGCAAGGCCGCGTTGGCGGCCGACGCGAAAACCGCGCGTGAGATTCACCTGAAACTCCTGTCGCTGCATAAAAACCTCTTCATCGAATCGAACCCGATTCCCGCGAAGTGGGCATTGCAGCAACTGGGGCGCGTGCAAGGCGGTATTCGCCTGCCGCTCACCCCGCTCGATGCGCGCTACCACGAAGTGGTGCGTGCGGCGCTGCGCGAAGCGGGTCTGCTTGGCTGA
- a CDS encoding class I SAM-dependent methyltransferase: MSEPAITVSHAPLGEPSRWVRHWTHLVAPGGAVLDVASGAGRHARWFAGRGHPVSALDRDAAALAAMRDEPLITTLAADLEGASWPLPDSAKFAAVVVTNYLHRPLFPHLLAALAPGGALIYETFAHGNQSVGKPSNPAFLLRPGELLDVVRPRLRVVAFQDGFLAQPRPAYVQRICAVLEAEPAFDGTQADRQGDTQGLPPPCYELAG; encoded by the coding sequence ATGAGCGAACCCGCTATCACCGTTTCTCACGCGCCGCTCGGCGAGCCGTCGCGCTGGGTGCGTCACTGGACGCACCTCGTGGCGCCCGGCGGCGCCGTGCTCGATGTCGCGTCGGGGGCAGGGCGGCACGCGCGCTGGTTCGCTGGCCGCGGTCATCCGGTCAGCGCGCTCGATCGCGATGCGGCAGCGCTCGCCGCCATGCGCGACGAGCCGCTGATTACGACGCTCGCAGCCGACCTCGAAGGCGCGTCCTGGCCGCTGCCTGACAGCGCGAAATTCGCTGCGGTGGTGGTGACGAACTACCTGCATCGCCCGTTGTTTCCACACCTGCTTGCGGCGCTTGCGCCCGGCGGTGCGCTGATTTACGAGACCTTCGCGCACGGCAACCAGAGCGTCGGCAAGCCGTCCAATCCGGCCTTCCTGTTGAGGCCGGGCGAGTTGCTCGACGTTGTCCGTCCGCGCTTGCGGGTGGTCGCGTTTCAAGATGGTTTTCTCGCGCAGCCGCGTCCGGCTTACGTCCAGCGGATCTGCGCAGTTCTGGAGGCGGAGCCAGCCTTCGACGGCACACAGGCTGACAGGCAGGGCGACACCCAGGGCCTACCCCCGCCTTGTTACGAACTGGCTGGCTAA
- a CDS encoding tryptophan--tRNA ligase, producing the protein MFPDRIFSGMRPTGSLHLGHYHGVLKNWVRLQSEYPCFFCVVDWHALTTHYETPEVIEKNVWEVLIDWLASGIDPAQATLFIQSKVPEHAELALLLGMSTPLGWLERVPTYKEQMEKLKDKDLSTYGFLGYPVLMAADILLYRGSLVPVGEDQVPHVEMTREIARRFNYLYGREPGFEEKANEAAKKLGGKRSKLYHELRNAYQQEGDDEALEQARAMLQESQSLSLNDRERLFGYLEGSRKIILVEPQAMLTEASRMPGLDGQKMSKSYGNTIGLREDAETIAKKVRTMPTDPARVRRTDPGDPDKCPVWQLHQVYTDETTHEWVQKGCRSAGIGCLDCKQPVIEGILREQQPMLERAQKYMDDPSLLRAIAADGCDKARKFATETMRDVREAMGLSYN; encoded by the coding sequence ATGTTCCCTGACCGTATTTTCTCCGGCATGCGGCCTACCGGCTCCCTGCACCTCGGCCACTATCACGGTGTGCTGAAAAACTGGGTCCGGCTGCAGTCCGAATATCCGTGCTTTTTCTGCGTGGTCGACTGGCACGCGCTCACGACGCACTACGAAACGCCCGAAGTCATCGAAAAGAACGTCTGGGAAGTGCTGATCGACTGGCTCGCCTCGGGTATCGATCCGGCCCAGGCCACGCTGTTCATCCAGAGCAAGGTGCCCGAGCATGCCGAACTGGCCTTGCTGCTCGGCATGAGCACGCCGCTCGGCTGGCTCGAACGCGTGCCGACCTACAAGGAGCAGATGGAAAAGCTGAAGGACAAGGACCTGTCCACCTACGGCTTCCTCGGCTACCCGGTGCTGATGGCGGCGGACATTCTGCTGTATCGCGGCTCGCTCGTGCCGGTCGGCGAAGACCAGGTGCCGCACGTCGAAATGACGCGTGAAATCGCGCGCCGCTTCAACTACCTGTACGGCCGCGAACCGGGCTTCGAAGAGAAGGCCAACGAAGCGGCGAAGAAGCTGGGCGGCAAGCGCTCGAAGCTCTATCACGAGCTGCGTAACGCCTATCAGCAGGAAGGCGACGACGAAGCCCTCGAACAGGCGCGTGCGATGCTGCAGGAGTCGCAAAGCCTGTCGCTGAACGATCGTGAGCGTCTTTTCGGCTACCTCGAAGGCTCGCGCAAGATCATTCTCGTCGAACCGCAAGCCATGCTGACGGAAGCGTCGCGCATGCCGGGCCTCGACGGGCAGAAAATGTCGAAGTCTTACGGCAACACGATCGGTCTGCGCGAAGACGCCGAGACCATCGCGAAGAAAGTCCGCACCATGCCCACCGACCCGGCGCGCGTGCGCCGCACCGACCCGGGCGATCCGGACAAGTGCCCGGTGTGGCAACTGCACCAGGTCTACACGGACGAAACCACCCACGAGTGGGTGCAAAAGGGCTGCCGTTCAGCCGGGATTGGCTGTCTGGACTGCAAGCAGCCGGTGATCGAAGGCATCCTGCGCGAGCAGCAGCCGATGCTCGAGCGCGCCCAGAAGTACATGGACGACCCGTCGCTGCTGCGCGCCATCGCCGCCGACGGCTGCGACAAGGCTCGCAAGTTCGCCACCGAAACGATGCGCGATGTGCGTGAGGCAATGGGCCTCTCGTACAATTGA
- a CDS encoding site-2 protease family protein: MDSSLIQTVAVYALPVIFAITLHEAAHGYVARLLGDNTAYALGRVSFNPMRHIDPLGTIAIPLLLYFATSGAFMFGYAKPVPVAFGNLRNPRWGSLWVALAGPLCNFVQALVWGVFAVALGVAGVDEPFFTRMAAAGVGVNLVLGVINLFPLPPLDGGRVLTALLPPRPAIALARLEPYGFFIVMALVVSGLLTRFWLRPLVSLGYDAVTAILTPIASLFQ; this comes from the coding sequence ATGGACTCCTCCCTGATACAGACCGTCGCGGTCTACGCCTTGCCGGTGATTTTCGCCATTACGCTGCACGAAGCCGCCCACGGCTACGTCGCGCGCCTGTTGGGCGACAACACCGCTTACGCACTCGGCCGCGTTTCATTCAACCCGATGCGTCACATCGACCCGCTCGGGACCATCGCGATTCCGCTCCTGCTGTACTTCGCCACCAGCGGGGCGTTCATGTTCGGTTACGCCAAGCCGGTGCCGGTGGCGTTCGGCAATCTGCGCAATCCGCGCTGGGGCAGCCTGTGGGTCGCGCTGGCCGGGCCGCTGTGCAATTTCGTGCAGGCGCTGGTGTGGGGCGTGTTCGCCGTGGCGCTCGGCGTGGCCGGCGTCGACGAACCGTTTTTCACGCGCATGGCGGCGGCCGGTGTCGGCGTCAATCTGGTGCTGGGCGTGATCAACCTGTTTCCGCTGCCACCGCTCGACGGCGGTCGTGTCCTGACCGCGCTGCTGCCGCCGCGCCCGGCCATTGCGCTGGCGCGCCTCGAGCCGTATGGTTTCTTCATCGTGATGGCGCTGGTGGTGAGCGGCCTCCTGACCCGCTTCTGGCTGAGACCGCTGGTCAGCCTGGGCTACGACGCCGTGACCGCCATCCTGACCCCTATCGCTTCGCTCTTTCAATAA
- a CDS encoding L-threonylcarbamoyladenylate synthase, with the protein MSQFFRLHPDNPQPRLIKQAVQIINDGGVVALPTDSSYALACHLDDKTAVERLRRIRGLDERQLLSLLVRDLSELANFAMVDNRQYRLIRSVTPGPYVFVLEATKEVPRRLSHPSRKTIGLRVPDHAITLAILEELGQPLLGTTLIMPGETQPLNDAEEIRARLEKQLDLVIDGGPCPCEPSTIVDLTGAEPVLVRAGRGSLAPFGLEQPA; encoded by the coding sequence ATGTCCCAATTCTTTCGGCTCCATCCCGACAATCCGCAGCCGCGCCTGATCAAACAGGCAGTGCAGATCATCAACGACGGCGGCGTGGTTGCCTTGCCGACCGATTCGAGCTACGCGCTCGCCTGCCACCTCGACGACAAGACCGCCGTGGAGCGCCTACGGCGGATTCGCGGTCTCGACGAGCGTCAGTTGCTGTCGCTGCTGGTCCGCGACCTGTCGGAGCTCGCCAATTTCGCGATGGTGGATAACCGCCAATACCGCTTGATCAGATCGGTCACGCCGGGGCCATACGTGTTCGTGCTCGAAGCCACCAAAGAAGTGCCGCGGCGGCTGTCGCATCCGTCGCGCAAGACCATCGGGCTGCGGGTGCCGGATCACGCGATCACGCTGGCGATTCTTGAAGAACTCGGCCAGCCGCTGCTCGGCACGACCCTGATCATGCCGGGCGAGACCCAGCCGCTGAACGATGCCGAGGAGATCCGCGCGCGCCTCGAGAAACAGCTCGATCTGGTGATCGACGGTGGCCCGTGCCCATGCGAGCCGTCCACCATCGTCGATCTGACCGGGGCGGAACCGGTGCTGGTGCGGGCAGGGCGCGGCAGCCTGGCGCCCTTTGGCCTCGAACAGCCGGCATGA
- a CDS encoding 3',5'-nucleoside bisphosphate phosphatase: MNADLHCHSTVSDGQFAPADVARRAHAGGVTLWALTDHDEVGGQLEARAVAEELGMRYLSGVEISVTWASRTVHIVGLHVDPTNQTLIDGLARTRNGRAARAEAIGEQLATLGVPNAYEGALKYVSNPDMMSRTHFARFMVDSGYAKSTQDAFTRFLGDGKPGYIAHRWSKLADAVRWIQTAGGEAVIAHPGRYEYTQLEFDALFGEFIDLGGKAIEVVTGSHTPDQYREYAEVARRFGFEASRGSDFHAAGEGRVELGSLPQLPSDLTPVWQRWL; encoded by the coding sequence ATGAACGCCGACCTCCACTGTCACTCCACCGTTTCCGACGGCCAGTTTGCCCCCGCCGACGTCGCGCGCCGCGCGCACGCCGGCGGCGTCACCTTGTGGGCGCTCACCGACCACGACGAAGTGGGCGGCCAGCTGGAAGCGCGCGCAGTCGCCGAGGAACTCGGCATGCGCTATCTGAGCGGGGTGGAGATTTCGGTGACGTGGGCTTCGCGCACGGTGCACATTGTCGGCCTGCATGTCGATCCGACCAACCAGACGCTGATAGACGGCCTTGCGCGCACCCGTAACGGCCGCGCCGCACGTGCCGAGGCGATCGGCGAGCAACTCGCCACGCTGGGCGTCCCGAACGCCTACGAGGGCGCGCTGAAGTACGTCTCCAATCCCGACATGATGTCGCGCACTCACTTCGCGCGCTTCATGGTGGACAGCGGTTACGCGAAATCGACCCAGGACGCGTTCACGCGCTTCCTCGGCGACGGCAAGCCGGGCTATATCGCCCACCGCTGGTCGAAACTGGCCGATGCGGTTCGCTGGATCCAGACGGCCGGCGGTGAGGCCGTGATCGCGCATCCGGGTCGCTACGAGTACACCCAGCTCGAATTCGATGCGCTGTTCGGCGAGTTTATCGATCTCGGCGGTAAGGCGATCGAAGTCGTGACCGGCAGTCATACGCCGGACCAATATCGCGAATATGCAGAGGTCGCGCGCCGCTTCGGTTTCGAAGCCTCGCGCGGCTCCGATTTCCACGCGGCGGGCGAGGGCCGGGTCGAACTGGGCAGTCTGCCGCAGTTGCCGTCCGACCTGACACCCGTCTGGCAACGCTGGCTTTAA